The Halobellus sp. MBLA0158 genome has a window encoding:
- the guaB gene encoding IMP dehydrogenase, which yields MANDVSDRGPFSEKLQVPEALTFDDVLLRPKESRVEPDAADVSTRVSKNVELNIPILSAAMDTVTESGMAIGMAREGGLGVLHQNMDSERMVAEIEAVKRADELVIRRENVVTARPEQTVREVDAMMEREGISGAPVVADDDTVLGIISGTDIRPYLEVGESDEVREAMTDEVITATREVSARDALELMYDHKIERVPIVDDDEHLVGLVTMQGILQRREHENAARDEDGRLRVGVAVGPFDAERAEAADEAGADVIFIDCAHAHNLNVLDSAREIKSSVEADVVVGNVGTREAAEAAVDFADGLKVGIGPGSICTTRVVSGAGMPQITAVAEVADVAAPEDVPVIADGGIRYSGDAIKAIAAGADAVMLGSYFAGTDEAPGRVITMNGKKYKQYRGMGSVGAMKSGGGERYLKEEDEDEEFVPEGVEAATPYKGTLASELHQLVGGMRSGMGYVGAETIPAFKERSEFVRVSSAGQTEGHPHDVMITDEAPNYSPDGN from the coding sequence ATGGCGAACGACGTTTCCGACCGCGGTCCGTTCTCGGAGAAACTCCAGGTACCGGAAGCGCTGACGTTCGACGACGTACTCCTTCGACCGAAGGAGAGCCGGGTCGAACCCGACGCGGCCGACGTCTCCACGCGCGTCTCGAAGAACGTCGAGCTGAACATCCCGATCCTCTCGGCGGCGATGGACACCGTCACCGAAAGCGGGATGGCCATCGGGATGGCGCGCGAGGGCGGCCTCGGCGTCCTCCACCAGAATATGGACAGCGAGAGGATGGTCGCGGAGATCGAGGCCGTAAAGCGCGCCGACGAGCTCGTGATCCGCCGCGAGAACGTCGTGACCGCCCGGCCCGAACAGACCGTCCGCGAGGTCGACGCGATGATGGAGCGTGAGGGCATCTCGGGGGCGCCCGTCGTCGCCGACGACGACACCGTCCTGGGCATCATCTCCGGCACCGACATCCGACCCTACCTGGAGGTCGGCGAGTCCGACGAGGTCAGAGAGGCGATGACCGACGAGGTCATCACCGCCACGCGCGAGGTGTCCGCGCGCGACGCGCTCGAACTGATGTACGACCACAAGATCGAACGCGTCCCGATCGTCGACGACGACGAGCACCTCGTGGGCCTCGTCACGATGCAGGGCATCCTCCAGCGGCGCGAGCACGAGAACGCCGCCCGCGACGAGGACGGCCGGCTCCGCGTCGGGGTCGCCGTCGGCCCCTTCGACGCCGAGCGCGCCGAGGCCGCCGACGAGGCCGGCGCCGACGTGATCTTCATCGACTGCGCGCACGCGCACAACCTCAACGTCCTCGACAGCGCCCGCGAGATCAAGTCTTCCGTCGAGGCCGACGTCGTCGTCGGCAACGTCGGCACCCGCGAGGCCGCCGAGGCTGCCGTGGACTTCGCCGACGGCCTGAAGGTCGGCATCGGGCCGGGCTCGATCTGTACCACCCGCGTCGTCTCCGGCGCCGGGATGCCGCAGATCACCGCCGTCGCCGAGGTCGCAGACGTCGCCGCGCCCGAGGACGTCCCCGTCATCGCCGACGGCGGCATCCGCTACTCCGGCGACGCGATCAAGGCGATCGCCGCGGGCGCCGACGCCGTGATGCTCGGCTCGTACTTCGCCGGCACCGACGAGGCGCCCGGCCGCGTCATCACGATGAACGGCAAGAAGTACAAGCAGTATCGAGGAATGGGCTCTGTCGGCGCGATGAAGTCCGGCGGCGGCGAGCGCTACCTCAAAGAGGAGGACGAAGACGAGGAGTTCGTGCCCGAGGGCGTCGAGGCCGCGACCCCCTACAAGGGCACGCTCGCCTCCGAGCTCCACCAGCTCGTCGGCGGGATGCGCTCGGGGATGGGCTACGTCGGCGCCGAGACCATCCCGGCGTTCAAGGAGCGCTCGGAGTTCGTCCGCGTCTCCAGCGCGGGCCAGACCGAGGGCCACCCCCACGACGTGATGATCACCGACGAGGCGCCGAACTACAGCCCCGACGGCAACTGA
- a CDS encoding DUF5794 domain-containing protein → MSVSRHPVALRLEQQVGGATRLLATVMALPLVDGIFPALIIAGTLNSPLGIVETGLLIFGGSATVAVILAEMDGSRREQVTSVLILGAVLLPIAGLEALFAETLKTVLDFQVFHRFAGLVILAVAAKTASAKVGEYLPSPSIIIGLGLVASLNLSGASLVVTPNLETVARAVAAAGVGVGFALAVALFAPRLRGAVDLDLFRFGSSVALGMLAIDVLGLLPTQAPVALGVLGVTALFAFDPAADADDYEAPAAAEDASEPAVESEPESEPEVPSDVDAESRRPAPSGAVADGGDWDDDSADESSEGGDVGYGYPDSGDSRAPWL, encoded by the coding sequence ATGAGCGTCTCACGACACCCCGTCGCGCTCCGGCTTGAGCAGCAGGTCGGCGGTGCGACCCGACTCCTGGCGACGGTGATGGCACTGCCGTTAGTCGATGGCATCTTCCCCGCGCTCATCATCGCGGGGACGCTCAACAGCCCGCTCGGTATCGTCGAGACCGGGCTGTTGATCTTCGGCGGCTCGGCCACCGTCGCGGTCATCCTCGCGGAGATGGACGGCTCCCGCCGCGAGCAGGTCACCTCGGTGCTGATCCTCGGCGCCGTCCTGCTCCCGATCGCGGGCCTGGAAGCCCTCTTCGCGGAGACTCTGAAGACGGTGCTTGATTTCCAGGTCTTCCACCGCTTCGCGGGCCTCGTGATCCTCGCGGTCGCCGCGAAGACGGCCTCCGCGAAGGTCGGCGAGTACCTCCCTTCCCCGAGCATCATCATCGGCCTCGGGCTGGTGGCGAGCCTCAACCTCAGCGGCGCGTCGCTCGTCGTCACCCCGAACCTGGAGACGGTCGCCCGCGCGGTCGCGGCCGCCGGCGTGGGCGTCGGCTTCGCGCTCGCGGTCGCGCTCTTCGCCCCGCGGCTCCGCGGCGCCGTCGACCTCGACCTCTTCCGGTTCGGGAGTTCGGTCGCGCTCGGAATGCTCGCGATCGACGTCCTGGGGCTGCTGCCGACCCAGGCGCCCGTCGCGCTCGGCGTCCTCGGCGTCACGGCGCTCTTCGCGTTCGATCCGGCGGCCGACGCCGACGACTACGAGGCGCCTGCGGCCGCCGAGGACGCGTCGGAGCCGGCGGTCGAATCTGAGCCCGAGTCCGAACCCGAGGTCCCGTCGGACGTCGACGCGGAGTCGCGCCGACCGGCACCGTCCGGCGCCGTCGCGGACGGCGGCGACTGGGACGACGACTCCGCCGACGAGTCCTCCGAGGGCGGCGACGTCGGCTACGGCTACCCCGACTCCGGTGACTCGCGGGCGCCGTGGCTCTGA
- a CDS encoding DUF5795 family protein, with amino-acid sequence MSNRVVEGRMVTPERLAELVEGEPPLEAEPIEDAEMECPDCGGNVISVGYMPSVTEFVTAYKCQDCAWSDTDRS; translated from the coding sequence ATGAGCAACCGCGTCGTCGAAGGCCGGATGGTCACGCCCGAACGACTCGCCGAACTCGTCGAGGGCGAACCGCCGCTGGAAGCCGAACCGATCGAGGACGCCGAGATGGAGTGTCCCGACTGCGGCGGCAACGTCATCTCGGTGGGCTATATGCCGAGCGTGACGGAGTTCGTCACCGCCTACAAGTGCCAGGACTGCGCGTGGTCGGACACCGACCGATCGTAA
- a CDS encoding ATP-binding protein codes for MTLSRRAKARLGLAIVFGIAIALLSFHARHLLDPNENVWTFLYGILIPMGYSAGVLIGGLWLWRRDVAGEYVLRVGIWCGIGVLALGLIAATTILHDLAEGGAIHDPLTNVANLVSAGAIIGFVVGIYDTRQQIAKTEIRRLNSQLTVLNRVLRHDIRNSANVILGYADLLTEDAVTTENAVATDDVARTIKRRAADVVALGEKARDIEGLFNASEFDREAFDVADLVTTCADRIRRDYPDSSIELDLSVSEDRRTVYAHPLLESAIESVLENAIEHNDKDAPRVRIEVESTSASAPVEIRIADNGPGISRDEIATIERGYETHLDHASGLGLWLAQWIV; via the coding sequence ATGACTCTTTCACGCAGGGCGAAAGCCCGTCTGGGACTGGCCATCGTTTTCGGCATCGCGATCGCGCTCCTCTCGTTTCACGCCCGTCACCTCCTCGACCCCAACGAGAACGTCTGGACGTTCCTGTACGGCATTTTGATCCCGATGGGGTACTCCGCCGGCGTGCTGATCGGCGGCCTCTGGCTGTGGCGGCGGGACGTCGCGGGCGAGTACGTCCTGCGCGTCGGGATCTGGTGTGGCATCGGCGTCCTCGCGCTGGGGCTCATCGCGGCCACGACGATCCTCCACGACCTGGCGGAAGGCGGTGCGATACACGACCCGCTGACCAACGTCGCGAATCTGGTCTCGGCCGGCGCCATCATCGGATTCGTCGTCGGGATCTACGACACCCGACAGCAGATTGCTAAGACCGAGATCCGGCGGCTAAACAGCCAGCTCACCGTGCTCAACCGCGTCCTCCGCCACGACATCCGGAACAGCGCGAACGTCATCCTGGGGTACGCCGATCTCCTCACCGAGGATGCGGTCACCACCGAGAACGCGGTCGCCACCGATGACGTCGCCCGGACGATCAAACGGCGCGCCGCCGACGTCGTCGCGCTGGGGGAGAAAGCCAGGGACATCGAGGGGCTGTTCAACGCCAGTGAGTTCGATCGCGAAGCCTTCGACGTCGCGGACCTCGTCACGACGTGTGCCGATCGGATCCGGCGGGACTACCCCGATTCCTCCATCGAACTAGATCTGTCGGTCTCCGAGGACCGGCGAACGGTGTACGCCCATCCGCTGCTCGAATCGGCGATCGAGAGCGTGCTCGAAAACGCGATCGAACACAACGACAAGGACGCGCCGAGGGTCCGGATCGAAGTCGAATCGACCTCCGCGTCCGCGCCCGTGGAGATCCGGATCGCCGACAACGGGCCGGGGATCTCCAGGGACGAGATCGCGACGATCGAGCGGGGGTACGAGACGCACCTCGATCACGCGAGCGGGCTCGGCCTCTGGCTCGCCCAGTGGATCGTCTAG
- a CDS encoding DUF4367 domain-containing protein — protein MGGCDDSRTRIRSRLLPILVVTALIAASGCSAYVAPSNASADLPTRTEAADRFASLQTLDATVTTVQTRNNETVTTVVRKRHRLDPWAYRDRVLSVNQTEGARAPLVAEGGVVVVNASTLAFYDPASNRLHRATIRGSDGSEEPPYPRLVGAARSGRSVARPTVTPGVSSLPRVPVDAGTDSEENGSTSYREGNVTVAYAGTERVDGRQTYRLEVTPTSTAMSLRSQTLWLDAEYLYPIKRHTEFTAHGDRYEYTITYRNVTFNPTLEPDIFRLGPDEVPESARRVQSESYESAAAMAEAITFPVPEPTVPEGFEFESASYRSTDPEFATLRYERPNAEADITVSVFGTVSNDTSGTPVQIGPHEARRVRSNGTTAIEWVADGYTYRVSGGVDADTLVRVARSVAETA, from the coding sequence ATGGGCGGGTGCGACGACAGCCGCACGAGAATCCGGTCGCGACTCCTCCCGATACTCGTCGTGACCGCGCTGATCGCGGCGAGCGGGTGCAGCGCGTACGTGGCGCCGTCGAACGCGAGCGCGGACCTCCCGACGAGAACCGAGGCGGCCGACCGCTTCGCGTCGCTCCAGACGCTCGACGCGACGGTGACGACCGTCCAGACGCGGAACAACGAGACCGTGACAACGGTGGTTCGGAAACGCCACCGCCTCGATCCGTGGGCGTACCGCGACCGGGTGCTCTCCGTGAATCAGACCGAAGGCGCGAGGGCGCCGCTCGTGGCCGAGGGCGGAGTCGTCGTCGTGAACGCGTCGACTCTCGCGTTCTACGATCCGGCCTCGAACCGACTCCACAGGGCCACGATACGGGGGAGCGACGGCTCCGAGGAGCCGCCGTACCCGCGGCTCGTCGGCGCGGCCCGTAGCGGGCGGAGCGTCGCTCGGCCGACCGTGACCCCCGGCGTGTCGTCGTTGCCGCGCGTCCCCGTGGACGCCGGCACCGACTCGGAGGAAAACGGGTCGACGTCGTACCGCGAGGGGAACGTCACCGTCGCCTACGCCGGCACGGAGAGGGTCGACGGGCGGCAGACCTACCGCCTGGAGGTGACGCCGACCTCGACGGCGATGTCGCTTCGGTCGCAGACGCTGTGGCTCGACGCCGAGTACCTCTACCCGATCAAGCGACACACCGAATTCACGGCCCACGGCGACCGCTACGAATACACCATCACGTATCGGAACGTCACGTTCAATCCGACGCTCGAACCGGACATCTTCCGGCTCGGTCCCGATGAGGTCCCGGAGAGCGCTCGTCGCGTCCAGTCCGAGTCCTACGAGTCGGCGGCGGCGATGGCCGAAGCGATTACGTTCCCGGTGCCGGAGCCCACCGTCCCGGAGGGGTTCGAGTTCGAGTCGGCCTCGTACCGGTCGACAGATCCGGAGTTCGCCACGCTCCGATACGAACGTCCGAACGCCGAGGCCGACATCACCGTCTCGGTGTTCGGGACGGTCAGTAACGACACCTCGGGGACGCCGGTCCAAATCGGCCCCCACGAGGCCCGGCGCGTGCGGTCGAACGGGACGACCGCGATCGAGTGGGTCGCCGACGGCTACACCTACCGCGTGAGCGGCGGGGTCGATGCCGACACCCTCGTGCGCGTGGCGCGCTCCGTCGCCGAAACCGCGTGA